From a single Nicotiana tomentosiformis chromosome 2, ASM39032v3, whole genome shotgun sequence genomic region:
- the LOC138906125 gene encoding uncharacterized protein has translation MLRACVLDFKGSWDDHLPLIKFAYNNSFHASIQMVPFEALYGRRCRLPIGWYEVGEAELIGPDLVHQATEKVKIIKERLKPTQSHQKSYSDDRRRDLEFKEDDWCS, from the coding sequence ATGTTGCGTGCAtgtgtgcttgacttcaagggtagctgggatgatcatttgcctcTCATaaaatttgcttataacaacagcttccatgccagtattcagatggtgccgtttgaggccttgtatggtagaagatgtagattgCCGATTGGGTGGTAtgaggttggagaagctgaactaataggaccagaccttgtgcatcaggctacagaaaaggttaagatcataaaagagcggttgaaacCTACTCaaagtcatcaaaaatcctactcggatgatcgtcgcagagacttagagttcaaagaagatgattggtgTTCTTGA